One Terriglobia bacterium genomic window, CCGCCATCGTCCAGGAAGAGGCGCGCCGCCTGTCGGACATGGTCGAAGAGGTATTGCTTTATTCGGAAACTCAATCCGGGCGGAAAAAGTACAAGCTGGAACCGATCGATGTGAATGAAGTCATCGACCGGGCGCTCACAAACATCTCGTCCGCCATCGATCTCGAGAAGTGCGAATTTTCAACGCGTATCGATCCCGACCTTCCTCCGGTGAAGGCGGATCCCGCCGGACTGACACAATGCATTCAGAATTTATTAAGCAACGCATTCAAGTACGGCAAGAACGGAGACAAACTGCATATCGATATCGTCGGGCAAAAGGACTCCGGAGAAAACGAAGTCCGCCTCAGCCTTGCCGATCGCGGACCTGGTATAGACGTTGCGGATCAGCGCCACCTGTTCGAACCGTTTTATCGTGGAGAACACATTGAATCGAACGTTCCAGGTAACGGATTGGGGCTTCATCTCGTCAAACGCATCATGCAAGCGCAAGGAGGCCGCGTGACATTCAGTCCGGCGCCGGATGGAGGCGCCTGCTTTACTCTCCACATCCCCATCGCGTCATGAACAAAGCGCATATCCTTCTGGTCGAAGACGAAGCCAACCTCCGGCGCACCGTTTCCGACCTTTTAAAGAGTGACGGCTACACGGTTCAAAGTTCCGGCGATGGCCTCGAAGCCCAGCAACTGGCGATGTCCCAGCCGTTCGATCTCATCATCCTCGACGTGATGCTGCCGTCGAAGAACGGCTTCGATGTCTGCCGCCATCTGCGAAAGAACGGCGTCAATACCCCGATCCTCATGCTTACAGCCCGGACCGAGTTGAACAACAAGGTTCTGGGTTTTAAAGCCGGCGGCGATGACTACCTGACCAAACCGTTCGACACGCCCGAACTTCAGGCCCGGGTTGAAGCGCTGCTGCGGCGCGCGCCGGCCGCTTCGCGCCCGGAGCTGAAGACATATGAATTCGACGGCATCCACGTCGACTTCACAAAAGGGCGTGTCATCAAACACGGCAAATCCACCGACCTCGGTGAACGGGAGTGCCGGCTGCTCCGCTATCTTGTCGAACGGAAGGGCTCGGTTCTTTCGCGCGATGAACTGCTCCAGGAAGTCTGGGGTTACAAGTCGATCCCGCTGACCCGCACCGTCGATGTCCATGTCGCCTGGCTCCGCCAGAAAATCGAAGACGATCCGAAGAATCCCCAATACATCGTCACCGTCCACGGCCAGGGCTACCGCTTTTCGGGCTGAATTCCAGCAGGCACAGAAAACGGAATTTCCTAAAAATTCGGCGCGAGCGGAAGCGCGATTGCACTTTTTCCCAAAACCACCATAATGATCGCCGATGGCATTCGTTCGTGACACCCGTACGGCACGAGTGGAAAAAAGCTCCGAAGGAATCGTCGTCACGCGCATCCTGCCCGAAGTGCTGCAAACCCTGAATGATGCCGTTGAAAACATCTCGGTTTCGGCGGCAGCCTGCGGGGGTCAGCGGGCGCCGATCGTTGTCGATCTCCGGCATGCGATGCCCCTCGATGCCGAAACCCGTCATTACTACACCGGCAAGCAGCTGACAGATTTCTTTACGTCGGTCGCTGTTCTGGTTCCGGTCGGACGCCGTCGAAGCTCTTCGACTCTGAAGCGGAAGCCATGCAGTGGTCCGTTCAATACCTGAGGGTGGCTCCGAAACCAAGATGAGTGAAGAGCAGCTCAACTTCGAGCGTTCGAGATTCCTGGCGCTGCTCGACTCCATGGAATGCATGGCGGCAGGAGATCTCGAGCGCCAGATCCCTCTCTCCGGCGAAAAAGACGCAGCCCCCGGGTTTGCCAGGAGGGGAGTTCGGCTCCCTTTGAACCTTCACCTTGCCGCAGGAGTCCGCAGCGTATCGATTTTTTGCTGCAGGTCGCGGCGTTCCGAGGGATCGGCTTCCCACTTGAGAGCCTCTTCGTAAATGGCGGCGGCGATATCACGGCGATTCTCGCGTTCGTAGTAGGGTCCGAGGTAATAGCTCACCATGAATCCGGAAAGCCTCGGGGTGGCGAGCGCGAGGAGAGCCGTCGTCGCGATGCGGCGCAGCTCGCGCGTGGTGTCGGATTTCAAACGGGCGCGAAAGTCGGCGAACATCAGGCGATAGGCCTGGGGCAGATCGCTTCGTTCCTTCTCAACGAGGTCGAGTTCATGCAGAAGGGCCGCATTTTCCCCGGCGGGATACACGGGGTCCGCCAGGAACTTCGGCTGGGAACGCATCCGCGCGATGTCTTGCACGATCTGACCGATGAAGTCCGTTTCCTGCGCCAGCTTGACGTAATTCACGCGGTCCGCGGTATCTCCGGCGCCGTGATAGTCCTTGTGGGTCGCGTCGGAAAAAAACAGATATGGCACATGCTTGAGGGTGAATCCCGCAAAGTCACTACGGGGCCCGATCAGGTCGGTTCCGACAACCAGCATATCGGGCCGCGATCGCTTCTGCACGACGGCCGAAAGCTCCTTCGAGTACTCGGCCCCGAGAACAAACATCGTCCAGGACGAGAGATCCATGAACTGGCGGCCCAGGGTGTCGAAGATGATCGCAGACTGGGCCTTGTCCAGCGGATAGGGCGAATGATCGACGTAGTATCGTGAACCGTTGAGCCCCTGTTCTTCATCGTCGAACGCAACGGCCACGAGCGAGACCGGCAGTTCCTTTGTCTTCA contains:
- a CDS encoding response regulator transcription factor — its product is MNKAHILLVEDEANLRRTVSDLLKSDGYTVQSSGDGLEAQQLAMSQPFDLIILDVMLPSKNGFDVCRHLRKNGVNTPILMLTARTELNNKVLGFKAGGDDYLTKPFDTPELQARVEALLRRAPAASRPELKTYEFDGIHVDFTKGRVIKHGKSTDLGERECRLLRYLVERKGSVLSRDELLQEVWGYKSIPLTRTVDVHVAWLRQKIEDDPKNPQYIVTVHGQGYRFSG
- a CDS encoding M28 family peptidase codes for the protein MKIRRLSASILVGLLALLALGAVSADRLKAHVTWLADPAREGRYAGSPGAAAAADYISQQLKDMGCDVQMQDFGGRRKNVIGRIGKAERYILLGAHYDGQGPGMPSASDNAAGVAVVLELVRELKTKELPVSLVAVAFDDEEQGLNGSRYYVDHSPYPLDKAQSAIIFDTLGRQFMDLSSWTMFVLGAEYSKELSAVVQKRSRPDMLVVGTDLIGPRSDFAGFTLKHVPYLFFSDATHKDYHGAGDTADRVNYVKLAQETDFIGQIVQDIARMRSQPKFLADPVYPAGENAALLHELDLVEKERSDLPQAYRLMFADFRARLKSDTTRELRRIATTALLALATPRLSGFMVSYYLGPYYERENRRDIAAAIYEEALKWEADPSERRDLQQKIDTLRTPAAR